The following are encoded in a window of Arthrobacter sp. NicSoilB4 genomic DNA:
- the narI gene encoding respiratory nitrate reductase subunit gamma yields the protein MLPSEAEPGSAVELYALDIVLWGVLPYVMVVVLVGGLVWRYKYDQFGWTTRSSQLYESRLLRIASPLFHFGLLAVIAGHFFGLVIPMAWTQAAGMSQEFYHFNALFVGGIAGVGTLGGILLLIYRRRTTGPVFMATTNNDKTMYVVLTAAIVFGLWTTLASVFEGEHGHNYRETVAPWFRSLFILQPDIAAMAAAPFSFHLHTLVGMALFVIWPFTRLVHAFTAPFHYLFRPYIVYRSRDTERAGAATGAPTARTTGTAARRGWSAVGTRDRDTRNR from the coding sequence ATGCTGCCGTCCGAAGCCGAGCCCGGATCCGCCGTCGAACTCTACGCACTGGACATCGTTCTCTGGGGCGTCCTGCCGTACGTCATGGTGGTGGTCCTGGTCGGCGGGCTGGTCTGGCGCTACAAATACGACCAGTTCGGCTGGACCACGCGGTCCTCGCAGCTGTACGAGTCCCGGCTGCTGCGGATCGCCTCGCCGCTGTTCCATTTCGGCCTGCTCGCCGTGATCGCCGGGCACTTCTTCGGCCTGGTCATTCCGATGGCGTGGACCCAGGCGGCGGGGATGAGTCAGGAGTTCTACCACTTCAACGCCCTCTTCGTCGGCGGGATCGCGGGCGTGGGAACCCTGGGCGGGATCCTCCTGCTGATCTACCGCCGCCGCACCACAGGGCCGGTCTTTATGGCCACCACCAACAACGACAAAACCATGTACGTGGTGCTCACCGCGGCAATTGTGTTTGGCCTGTGGACCACCCTGGCCAGCGTCTTCGAGGGCGAGCACGGGCACAACTACCGCGAAACCGTGGCCCCGTGGTTCCGCTCGCTGTTCATCTTGCAGCCGGACATTGCGGCCATGGCCGCGGCGCCGTTCTCCTTCCACCTGCACACGCTGGTGGGTATGGCGCTCTTCGTGATCTGGCCGTTCACCCGGCTGGTCCACGCCTTCACCGCCCCGTTCCACTACCTCTTCCGGCCCTACATCGTGTACCGGTCCCGGGACACGGAGCGGGCCGGCGCGGCAACAGGCGCCCCCACCGCGCGGACCACCGGCACGGCAGCCCGCCGCGGCTGGTCCGCCGTCGGAACCCGCGACCGGGACACCAGGAACCGCTGA